A single genomic interval of Zobellia nedashkovskayae harbors:
- a CDS encoding efflux RND transporter periplasmic adaptor subunit, producing the protein MQRTIYNILTLSLLVTFFSCGDKQSENGKVETQKEETADSRIFVSKVQFERSKMAMGSIVSMSFPITVKTSGMIDVPPENRAEVNATMGGYIKTVPLLIGDKVRRGQALVTIENPDFITLQQDYMEVNGKLEFLKSEYLRQKTMMEENITSQKSFLQSESNYKTTMAQYNGLRKQLTLLNISPAQVENGNMSSVATIYAPISGSITKVDVTRGTYVSPATSIMEIIDNEHIHLELSVFEKDIMKLKKGQEINFKVPESSANIFKAEVHLIGTSIEENRTIKIHAHLKNEKEAHFLPGMFVEAEIITEVSEANAIPETAVVAIENIHSILRLNEETDEGYYFDSVSVQVGNTNKGNIALTSMEGLTIENKILTKGTFNLIGGE; encoded by the coding sequence ATGCAACGCACCATATATAATATACTAACCTTAAGCTTACTTGTAACCTTTTTTAGTTGTGGCGATAAGCAATCAGAAAATGGTAAAGTAGAAACACAAAAAGAAGAAACAGCAGATAGTAGAATATTTGTGTCCAAAGTACAATTTGAACGCAGTAAAATGGCCATGGGCAGCATTGTATCTATGTCTTTTCCCATAACTGTAAAAACTAGTGGAATGATTGATGTGCCGCCAGAAAATAGGGCGGAGGTAAATGCTACCATGGGCGGATACATAAAGACGGTTCCTTTGTTGATAGGAGATAAGGTACGCAGGGGCCAAGCGCTGGTTACAATTGAAAACCCTGACTTTATTACATTGCAGCAGGACTATATGGAGGTGAATGGAAAATTAGAATTCCTTAAGTCTGAATATTTGAGGCAAAAAACGATGATGGAAGAAAACATCACTTCTCAAAAAAGTTTTTTACAATCAGAAAGTAATTATAAAACCACTATGGCGCAATACAATGGTCTACGCAAACAGTTGACACTTTTAAATATTTCCCCGGCACAGGTAGAGAATGGAAATATGAGTTCCGTAGCCACTATTTATGCACCTATTTCGGGAAGTATAACAAAGGTTGATGTGACTAGGGGTACGTATGTCTCCCCTGCAACATCCATAATGGAAATCATAGATAATGAGCATATTCATCTAGAATTATCAGTATTCGAAAAGGATATTATGAAATTAAAAAAGGGGCAAGAAATCAATTTTAAAGTCCCAGAATCTTCAGCCAATATTTTTAAAGCGGAAGTCCACCTAATAGGTACTTCTATTGAAGAAAATAGGACAATAAAGATTCATGCACATCTTAAAAATGAAAAAGAAGCCCATTTCTTGCCGGGGATGTTTGTAGAGGCCGAAATTATTACGGAAGTATCCGAGGCTAATGCGATACCTGAAACTGCAGTTGTTGCCATAGAAAACATTCATTCGATCTTAAGGTTAAACGAAGAAACGGATGAAGGGTATTATTTTGACTCGGTTTCGGTACAAGTGGGCAATACCAATAAAGGAAATATCGCGCTGACCTCAATGGAAGGACTAACTATAGAAAATAAAATATTAACAAAAGGAACCTTTAATCTTATTGGTGGGGAATAG
- a CDS encoding sugar phosphate isomerase/epimerase family protein, with amino-acid sequence MKKIQLLLVCFLMISTSFVNAQDSYGGLALYTLRDDMASDAKTTLQAVADAGYKYIEAAGYDNGKFYGMTPIEFKKTLKEMGLKPISSHQASVTLENADAMIADVKAAGFKYFVIPIPPMGLFTFQEEGMVMGMTGGAENLAGILDILGEKCKKAGLKLLYHNHDFEFKKDENGVVVIDYLLENCNPKYVNFQMDLFWVTKAGADPVSYFKKYPKRFKIWHVKDMNEDGWFAPVGTGSIDFGPIQAQKKLSGMKYYMVEQDKTFTMKPLEAIKVSHEGLKKFGFN; translated from the coding sequence ATGAAAAAAATTCAATTACTACTGGTCTGTTTTTTAATGATATCAACCTCATTTGTAAATGCCCAAGATAGTTATGGAGGACTAGCTTTATATACCCTTAGGGATGATATGGCTTCTGATGCCAAAACTACTTTGCAAGCTGTAGCTGATGCCGGTTATAAGTATATTGAAGCCGCAGGTTATGATAATGGCAAGTTTTACGGAATGACCCCAATAGAGTTTAAAAAAACGCTAAAAGAAATGGGCTTAAAGCCAATTAGTAGTCACCAAGCTTCAGTTACTTTAGAAAATGCAGATGCTATGATTGCGGATGTTAAGGCTGCCGGCTTTAAGTATTTTGTTATTCCTATTCCACCAATGGGTCTTTTTACCTTTCAAGAAGAAGGTATGGTAATGGGTATGACAGGAGGCGCAGAAAACCTTGCAGGTATTTTAGATATATTAGGGGAGAAATGTAAAAAAGCAGGGCTTAAATTACTTTATCATAATCATGATTTTGAATTTAAGAAAGATGAAAACGGAGTAGTGGTTATAGATTATCTGTTGGAAAACTGTAATCCAAAATATGTTAACTTTCAAATGGACTTATTTTGGGTGACAAAAGCTGGTGCAGACCCGGTATCTTATTTCAAAAAGTATCCAAAAAGATTTAAGATTTGGCATGTTAAAGATATGAATGAAGATGGGTGGTTTGCTCCTGTAGGAACGGGTAGTATTGATTTTGGGCCAATTCAAGCACAAAAGAAACTGTCTGGTATGAAGTACTATATGGTAGAGCAGGATAAAACATTTACCATGAAGCCCTTAGAGGCTATAAAAGTAAGCCATGAAGGATTAAAAAAGTTTGGCTTTAATTAG
- a CDS encoding YchJ family protein — translation MQCPCNPQKDYTDCCQKAHNDILSVKTAEALMRSRYSAFVLANIKYLQKSHHSTTRPNKREKRKIEAWTKSVNWLKLEILNSTKETATDTEGTVEFKAFYIENGQMGVIHENSNFSKENGHWVYANGEHSS, via the coding sequence ATGCAATGTCCATGCAATCCTCAAAAAGATTATACTGATTGCTGTCAAAAAGCCCATAATGATATTCTAAGCGTCAAAACCGCGGAGGCCCTAATGCGATCACGTTATAGCGCTTTTGTATTGGCCAATATAAAGTATCTACAAAAGAGTCACCATAGCACTACCCGACCAAACAAACGAGAAAAACGTAAAATTGAAGCTTGGACTAAATCTGTAAACTGGTTGAAGTTAGAAATTTTAAATTCTACCAAAGAAACCGCAACAGATACTGAAGGGACAGTAGAGTTCAAGGCCTTTTATATCGAAAACGGCCAAATGGGCGTCATTCATGAAAACTCTAATTTCAGTAAAGAAAACGGTCATTGGGTTTATGCTAATGGAGAGCATTCCTCCTAA